In Anaerobranca californiensis DSM 14826, one genomic interval encodes:
- a CDS encoding DUF362 domain-containing protein: protein MSKVAITRAFTYREEEVIKGLEEGFNLLGGLGNYVKPGQKVLLKVNALSAKTPEQNVTTHPQVVGGMIDLLQKIGCEVWVGDSAGGNMQQGSPTGTALKVSGIAEVVEKKGAKLINFDSTGFEIRKGGKVFKKLYIAKPLFEADVVISMAKFKTHGLTLLTGGVKNMFGVVPGRAKANYHKEAQTVEQFCLGLLELYREVKPHLTVIDGIEAMEGNGPSAGNTKKCGILVISSDAISADRVLGEILPCRFEDVLTTYWGHKLGLGEGDIKNIEVLGTKIEDLGITPFKLPNTKLVSALPGFLTGLVVNMLKVVPEIQEDCIGCEFCINSCPVDAMALSEDKKAVIDYEKCINCYCCHELCPKKTIELKHSNKFGKFIAKLLNRRL from the coding sequence ATGTCTAAAGTAGCAATCACTAGAGCTTTTACATATAGGGAAGAGGAAGTAATAAAAGGGTTAGAAGAAGGGTTTAATTTATTAGGAGGCCTTGGAAATTACGTAAAACCTGGTCAAAAGGTTTTACTTAAAGTAAATGCATTAAGTGCCAAAACACCGGAACAAAATGTAACTACCCATCCCCAAGTAGTAGGGGGGATGATCGACTTATTACAAAAAATAGGTTGTGAGGTTTGGGTAGGGGATAGTGCTGGTGGTAATATGCAGCAGGGGAGTCCTACAGGAACTGCCCTTAAGGTAAGTGGTATTGCAGAAGTAGTGGAAAAGAAAGGTGCAAAACTTATAAATTTTGATTCAACGGGATTTGAAATCCGCAAAGGTGGTAAAGTTTTTAAAAAATTGTATATTGCTAAACCCCTATTTGAAGCCGATGTGGTAATTTCTATGGCTAAATTTAAAACCCATGGCCTTACCTTATTAACGGGAGGAGTAAAGAATATGTTCGGCGTCGTTCCCGGAAGGGCTAAAGCTAATTACCACAAAGAGGCTCAGACAGTTGAACAATTTTGTTTAGGCCTTTTAGAACTTTACCGGGAAGTTAAACCCCACCTTACTGTTATAGATGGTATTGAAGCTATGGAAGGGAACGGACCATCGGCGGGAAATACTAAAAAATGTGGGATTCTAGTGATATCCTCCGATGCCATAAGTGCCGATAGGGTACTAGGGGAAATTTTACCCTGTAGATTTGAAGATGTCTTAACTACCTATTGGGGCCATAAATTAGGCCTAGGTGAAGGAGATATTAAAAATATCGAAGTTTTAGGAACTAAAATTGAAGATTTAGGGATAACTCCCTTTAAACTACCTAATACTAAATTAGTATCAGCCCTTCCAGGTTTTTTGACAGGTTTAGTTGTCAATATGCTGAAAGTGGTACCAGAAATTCAAGAGGATTGTATCGGCTGTGAATTTTGTATAAACAGCTGCCCCGTTGATGCCATGGCTTTATCAGAGGACAAAAAAGCCGTTATAGACTATGAAAAGTGTATTAATTGTTACTGCTGCCATGAATTATGCCCTAAAAAGACCATAGAACTCAAACACTCTAATAAATTTGGAAAATTTATAGCTAAGTTGCTAAATAGGAGATTATAG